A genomic stretch from Campylobacter concisus includes:
- a CDS encoding divergent polysaccharide deacetylase family protein has protein sequence MSEKKTTKKRPTKKSVGRSHNKTYLGIGIIAAILIIALSVALSIKNNGAEQISKTNEPKIEKQIPKKAEPKVANKEKKQEYEKRKYPLKFDEDENLSKIFTDPKHKSELALNSKVEPKEQKKIAEVKSEVKKEEIKKEQNDTKNLLASYKNTEPSVIENEQKIEPFYSSKTEQETELKPQNFEARIDQNKSTEFKSENTKVEPTKKAKNLTTKKIEKTKYEEKNIKKDSFEAVPFTPNANIKGRAKLVIIIDDVATFEHASMIKSLGLKITPSIFPATKTHPDTPNIARTFEFYMIHLPMQAKHFDSPEIGTLTINESFESMLEKIKKIRKDFPRAKYTNNHTGSRFTSDFDAMDKAYRALIEQGFIFVDSKTIAQTAVARAAKKHNQPYISRDIFLDDDPSASAVRRELVAAVNLAKKRGYAIAIGHPKKNTIAVIKESKNNLLKDVDVVYLKDIL, from the coding sequence TTGAGCGAAAAAAAGACTACAAAGAAGCGACCTACAAAAAAGAGTGTAGGTCGCTCTCACAATAAAACCTATCTTGGTATCGGCATTATCGCGGCTATTTTGATAATAGCACTTAGCGTAGCTCTTAGTATAAAAAATAATGGTGCAGAACAGATAAGCAAAACAAATGAGCCAAAGATAGAGAAGCAAATTCCAAAAAAAGCTGAGCCAAAGGTTGCTAATAAAGAGAAAAAACAAGAATACGAGAAGAGAAAATACCCTCTAAAATTTGATGAAGATGAAAATTTAAGTAAAATTTTTACCGATCCTAAGCATAAAAGTGAGCTTGCTTTAAATTCAAAAGTTGAGCCAAAAGAGCAAAAAAAGATAGCTGAAGTAAAAAGCGAAGTCAAAAAAGAAGAGATAAAAAAAGAGCAAAACGATACTAAAAATTTGCTTGCAAGTTATAAGAATACAGAGCCTAGCGTAATAGAAAATGAACAAAAGATAGAGCCATTTTATAGCTCAAAAACCGAACAAGAAACTGAGTTAAAACCTCAAAATTTTGAAGCAAGAATTGATCAAAATAAAAGCACTGAATTTAAAAGTGAGAACACAAAAGTCGAGCCAACTAAAAAAGCTAAAAATTTAACTACCAAAAAGATAGAAAAAACAAAATATGAAGAAAAAAATATAAAAAAAGATAGCTTTGAAGCGGTACCTTTTACGCCAAACGCCAACATAAAAGGGCGCGCAAAGCTCGTTATCATAATAGACGATGTAGCGACATTTGAACATGCGAGTATGATAAAGTCGCTTGGTCTAAAAATCACGCCGTCTATTTTTCCAGCGACAAAGACTCATCCAGATACGCCAAATATCGCAAGAACATTTGAGTTTTATATGATACATCTTCCGATGCAAGCAAAACACTTTGATAGCCCAGAGATAGGCACTCTCACGATCAACGAGAGCTTTGAGAGTATGCTTGAGAAGATAAAAAAGATACGCAAAGACTTCCCGCGTGCAAAATATACAAACAACCATACAGGATCGCGCTTTACAAGCGATTTTGATGCTATGGATAAGGCATATAGGGCGCTGATAGAGCAGGGCTTTATTTTTGTTGATAGTAAAACTATCGCTCAAACCGCAGTAGCAAGAGCTGCAAAAAAACATAATCAGCCATACATTTCAAGAGATATATTTTTAGACGACGATCCATCGGCTAGTGCTGTTAGACGTGAGCTTGTGGCTGCTGTAAATTTGGCTAAAAAAAGAGGCTATGCGATCGCCATTGGACATCCAAAGAAAAATACGATCGCAGTGATAAAAGAGAGCAAAAATAATCTTTTAAAAGATGTTGATGTGGTTTATTTAAAAGATATTTTATGA
- the ilvC gene encoding ketol-acid reductoisomerase: protein MAINVYYDKDCDLSLIQSKKVAIIGFGSQGHAHAENLRDNGVSVVIGLSKGGKSWAKAEAKGFEVKTVSEATKGADVIMILTPDELQAEIYKNEIEPNLKDHAAIAFGHGFNVHFGQIKAPANIDVIMIAPKAPGHTVRSEFVRGGGIPDLIAVEQNASGKAKEIALSYACGIGGGRTGIIETTFKDETETDLFGEQAVLCGGLCALVNAGFDTLVEAGYEPEMAYFECLHELKLIVDLMYQGGMADMRYSISNTAEYGDYVSGVRVVGEESRKAMKEVLKEIQNGKFAKDFILERKAGYVRMNAERGIAERSLLNQTGKKLRAMMPWITNGKLIDQNKN from the coding sequence ATGGCTATAAATGTTTATTATGATAAAGACTGTGATTTAAGCCTTATTCAAAGTAAAAAAGTAGCAATCATCGGCTTTGGCTCACAAGGTCATGCACATGCTGAAAATTTAAGAGATAATGGTGTAAGCGTTGTAATTGGCCTTTCAAAAGGTGGCAAAAGCTGGGCAAAGGCTGAGGCAAAAGGCTTTGAGGTAAAAACTGTAAGCGAAGCTACAAAGGGTGCTGATGTGATTATGATTTTAACTCCAGATGAGCTTCAAGCAGAAATTTATAAAAACGAGATCGAGCCAAATTTAAAAGATCACGCTGCTATCGCGTTTGGACATGGTTTTAATGTTCATTTTGGCCAGATAAAAGCTCCAGCAAATATAGATGTCATTATGATCGCTCCAAAAGCTCCAGGACACACAGTTAGAAGCGAATTTGTAAGAGGCGGTGGTATACCTGATCTTATCGCTGTTGAGCAAAATGCAAGTGGAAAGGCAAAAGAGATCGCTCTAAGCTATGCTTGCGGTATAGGTGGCGGCAGAACCGGCATCATCGAGACAACATTTAAAGATGAAACTGAAACAGATTTGTTTGGTGAGCAAGCTGTGCTTTGCGGCGGTCTTTGCGCACTAGTAAATGCTGGCTTTGATACGCTTGTAGAGGCTGGTTATGAGCCTGAGATGGCGTATTTTGAGTGCTTGCATGAGTTAAAACTAATCGTTGATTTGATGTATCAAGGTGGCATGGCCGATATGCGTTACTCTATCTCAAATACAGCTGAATACGGTGATTACGTAAGCGGTGTAAGAGTGGTTGGCGAAGAGAGCAGAAAAGCTATGAAAGAAGTTTTAAAAGAGATTCAAAATGGTAAATTTGCAAAAGACTTCATCCTAGAGAGAAAAGCAGGATATGTTAGAATGAACGCTGAACGCGGTATAGCTGAGAGAAGTTTGCTAAATCAAACTGGAAAAAAACTTCGCGCAATGATGCCTTGGATAACTAACGGCAAACTTATAGATCAAAATAAAAACTAA
- a CDS encoding HDOD domain-containing protein, which translates to MNESVFKKIKALPPLDDTVIQIQRLHADENSSISDLTKVVEKDPMLTANILRSANSPLYGFSQEITTIARAISLFGMATIRGFALSSTIKKSFSINLEPYGITTQDFLNISIIQNALMYNWHSKVNPKSLEILSPASFMLEIGKIVLAHELAENKQDVEFREKLKNISSPIDLALFETEILDMSNEEVTAKIFEQWNLETELSSSILYSNNPEEAPDHIKDYAKALKVIKTAVNIFNQLDDISIQNTLPLLDEYGFGHDTFLMAVAKVKDNL; encoded by the coding sequence ATGAATGAATCAGTTTTTAAAAAAATCAAAGCACTTCCACCATTAGATGACACAGTTATACAAATTCAACGCTTACATGCGGACGAAAATAGCTCAATAAGTGATCTTACAAAAGTGGTCGAAAAGGATCCGATGCTAACAGCAAATATCTTGCGTTCAGCAAACTCTCCACTTTATGGGTTTTCTCAAGAGATCACAACCATTGCAAGAGCTATTTCTCTTTTTGGTATGGCTACCATTCGTGGTTTTGCACTTTCAAGTACGATTAAAAAGAGTTTTTCTATAAATTTAGAACCTTATGGCATTACTACACAAGATTTTTTAAATATCTCAATAATACAAAATGCACTGATGTACAATTGGCATTCTAAAGTTAATCCTAAAAGTCTAGAAATTCTATCTCCAGCTTCATTTATGCTTGAGATTGGCAAGATAGTTCTTGCTCATGAATTAGCTGAAAATAAGCAAGACGTCGAATTTAGAGAAAAACTTAAAAATATATCTAGTCCAATCGATCTTGCCCTATTTGAAACAGAAATTTTAGATATGTCAAATGAAGAAGTTACGGCTAAAATTTTTGAACAATGGAACCTTGAGACAGAGCTTAGTAGCTCAATACTCTATTCAAATAATCCAGAAGAGGCACCAGATCATATAAAAGATTATGCAAAAGCCCTAAAAGTGATAAAAACGGCTGTAAATATCTTTAATCAACTTGATGATATAAGCATACAAAATACTCTACCTCTTCTTGACGAATACGGCTTTGGACATGATACGTTTTTAATGGCTGTCGCTAAAGTCAAAGATAATTTGTGA
- a CDS encoding RNB domain-containing ribonuclease encodes MKEFLTSLLVGIKEKEVSNEDKEVLRNLLNLGAVSSHKDKFYLNNGYVCGKLDISQNATGFIMPFDKRFKQDIIVENKNLNNSHLGDIVLAKLLPLKKKRQSAKIVMSLKLANETSVVYTKRFGAAILGVNLKTGLSTTLKATQKSLKMLPLGTLLKVNNLNNEIVEVLGNLEDPLSDEKISLAIYNKNDKFSEACELEAKAFGDEVDASMYPNRVDLRNLEFCTIDPVDAKDFDDAIYFDEKKREIYVAIADVSEYVTAYSAIDSEAKKRGFSIYFPHISVPMLPRALSENICSLKPNVPRLAFCFKISLDASNEVKKEELFEAIILSKRRFNYDEIDEILEGKRECEISWVKSLFKLTTKLRKKRLLHAFDFRTKELRMSLDDEGQISQTRFESDSDSHRLVEDCMLLANKAAAKLITKGVFRNHASPDFKKIDTLLEDLQLLGLDFTYESDLANLIRKIQIKADELGNREEIDKLIIKSQKKAEYSSENLGHFGLGFDRYTHFTSPIRRYSDLILHRLLKAKISKDDKLYNFLLLNIQSTCANLSELEREADKVAYDFMDRKFARWAVANIGKEVRCYVSENQNVLVAKLDDYFVGARIFITGYSANLLQKLVVRITEADIASAKIFAKVVRKIDV; translated from the coding sequence GTGAAAGAATTTCTAACATCACTACTAGTTGGCATCAAGGAGAAAGAAGTTTCAAACGAAGATAAAGAGGTCTTACGAAATCTCTTAAATCTTGGTGCTGTAAGCTCTCATAAAGATAAATTTTACCTAAACAATGGCTACGTCTGTGGCAAGCTAGACATCAGTCAAAACGCAACTGGCTTTATCATGCCATTTGATAAACGCTTCAAGCAAGATATCATCGTAGAAAATAAAAATTTAAACAACTCTCACCTTGGCGATATCGTGTTAGCAAAGCTTTTGCCGCTTAAGAAAAAACGCCAAAGCGCTAAAATAGTAATGAGCCTAAAGCTTGCCAATGAGACAAGCGTGGTCTACACAAAACGCTTTGGAGCGGCCATTTTAGGTGTAAATTTAAAAACTGGACTAAGCACTACCTTAAAAGCGACGCAAAAAAGCCTAAAGATGCTCCCACTTGGGACGTTACTTAAGGTAAACAACCTAAATAACGAAATAGTCGAGGTTTTAGGAAATTTAGAAGATCCATTAAGTGATGAGAAAATTTCGCTTGCTATTTATAATAAAAACGATAAATTTAGCGAGGCTTGTGAGCTTGAGGCAAAGGCTTTTGGCGACGAAGTCGATGCTAGCATGTATCCAAATAGAGTTGATCTAAGAAATTTAGAGTTTTGCACGATCGATCCAGTCGATGCCAAAGACTTTGATGACGCCATATATTTCGATGAGAAAAAGCGTGAAATTTACGTCGCAATCGCTGATGTAAGCGAGTATGTGACCGCATATAGCGCTATTGATAGCGAGGCTAAAAAAAGAGGCTTTTCTATCTACTTTCCGCACATCTCAGTACCGATGTTGCCACGTGCGCTCAGTGAAAATATCTGCTCGCTAAAGCCAAATGTGCCGCGCCTTGCATTTTGTTTTAAAATTTCACTTGATGCAAGCAATGAGGTAAAAAAAGAGGAGCTTTTTGAGGCGATCATCCTTTCAAAAAGGCGCTTTAACTACGACGAGATTGATGAAATTTTAGAAGGCAAAAGAGAGTGCGAAATTTCATGGGTCAAGTCACTTTTTAAACTCACCACAAAGCTTCGCAAAAAAAGGCTTTTGCATGCATTTGACTTTAGGACAAAAGAGCTTAGAATGAGCCTTGATGACGAGGGTCAAATTTCGCAAACTAGATTTGAAAGCGACTCCGACTCGCATAGACTAGTCGAGGACTGCATGCTTTTAGCAAATAAAGCCGCCGCAAAGCTCATCACAAAGGGTGTTTTTAGAAACCACGCTTCGCCTGATTTTAAAAAGATAGATACCTTGCTTGAAGATTTGCAACTTTTGGGGCTTGACTTTACCTACGAGAGTGACCTTGCAAATTTGATAAGAAAGATCCAAATAAAAGCCGACGAGCTAGGCAACCGCGAAGAGATAGATAAGCTCATCATCAAGTCTCAAAAAAAGGCTGAGTACTCAAGTGAAAATTTAGGCCACTTTGGGCTTGGATTTGATAGATACACACACTTTACAAGCCCTATTAGACGCTACTCTGACCTTATTTTACATAGGCTTTTAAAGGCTAAAATTTCAAAAGATGACAAGCTTTACAACTTTTTACTTTTAAACATCCAAAGCACCTGCGCAAATTTAAGCGAACTTGAAAGAGAAGCTGACAAGGTAGCCTACGACTTTATGGATAGGAAATTTGCACGCTGGGCAGTAGCAAACATTGGCAAAGAGGTGCGCTGCTATGTGAGCGAAAACCAAAATGTCTTGGTTGCTAAGCTTGATGATTATTTTGTTGGAGCTAGGATTTTTATAACAGGATACAGCGCAAATTTACTTCAAAAGCTCGTGGTAAGGATCACAGAGGCCGACATCGCGAGTGCTAAAATTTTTGCAAAAGTGGTAAGAAAGATCGATGTATAG
- the holA gene encoding DNA polymerase III subunit delta has translation MYRKDLELNLANANLSNYFLLFGADEFQIELFGKEILSFYSSENANLLSLYFDEYNYAQASSHLSEQSLFGGKNILYIKSDKKIPAKELKELISLCSKSQDNYFLFELYEADMKLVFDTQKAFGTNFARFFKPSTPDEAINLLAKNSAKIGLNITKNALYELYFTHNENLYLAASELTKLKSLNTHIEQDDVKRLVFGLGGINFDDFFNKFMALKDIKNDFFTYLEDPNFNEILLLNSLYKSFFRLFKIYSYIKINGRLNLDEAIGYQPPVNVANLLKANSLKLNLNAYLEIFKTLNLAELELKTNTKMDKEIFVLSTILNLQHLISTANIK, from the coding sequence ATGTATAGAAAGGATTTGGAGCTAAATTTAGCAAATGCAAATTTAAGCAACTACTTCTTACTTTTTGGCGCAGACGAGTTTCAGATCGAGCTTTTTGGCAAAGAAATTTTAAGCTTTTACTCGAGTGAAAATGCGAATTTATTGAGCCTTTATTTTGACGAGTACAACTACGCGCAAGCAAGCTCTCATCTAAGCGAGCAGTCGCTTTTTGGCGGCAAAAATATCCTTTATATAAAAAGCGACAAAAAGATCCCAGCAAAAGAGCTAAAAGAGCTCATCTCGCTTTGCTCAAAAAGCCAAGATAACTACTTTTTATTTGAGCTTTACGAGGCCGATATGAAGCTAGTTTTTGATACACAAAAGGCTTTTGGGACAAATTTTGCAAGATTTTTTAAGCCATCAACTCCAGATGAAGCGATAAATTTACTAGCCAAAAACTCAGCCAAAATAGGCCTAAACATAACCAAAAACGCACTTTATGAGCTTTATTTTACCCATAATGAAAATTTATACCTTGCAGCAAGTGAGCTAACAAAGCTAAAAAGCCTAAATACTCACATCGAACAAGATGATGTAAAAAGGCTAGTTTTTGGACTTGGTGGGATAAATTTTGACGATTTTTTTAACAAATTTATGGCTCTAAAAGATATAAAAAACGATTTTTTTACCTATCTAGAAGATCCAAATTTTAATGAAATTTTACTTCTAAACTCGCTTTACAAATCATTTTTTAGGCTATTTAAAATTTACTCTTACATTAAGATAAATGGTCGATTGAATTTAGATGAGGCAATCGGTTATCAACCGCCTGTAAACGTCGCAAATTTATTAAAAGCAAATAGCTTGAAACTAAATTTAAACGCCTATTTGGAAATATTTAAAACGCTAAATTTAGCCGAGCTAGAGCTAAAAACAAACACAAAAATGGATAAAGAAATTTTTGTATTATCAACTATTTTAAATTTACAACATCTCATATCAACAGCAAATATTAAGTAA
- the rpsF gene encoding 30S ribosomal protein S6 — MKHYELLFILKPTLTEEEVKAKVDFVKEVITKNGGEIATVVEMGTRKLAYAIKKYERGTYFVIYYKAPPALLAELTRNVRITEDIIRFLSVKYENKREIAAWERLCKGIKQTIKKETREPRAPREPRVEKVDEQTFTEE, encoded by the coding sequence ATGAAACATTACGAGCTTTTATTTATTCTTAAGCCGACACTAACGGAAGAGGAAGTTAAAGCTAAAGTTGACTTCGTAAAAGAAGTTATAACAAAAAACGGTGGTGAGATCGCTACTGTCGTTGAGATGGGTACTAGAAAACTAGCTTATGCCATCAAAAAATATGAGCGTGGAACATACTTTGTTATCTACTACAAAGCTCCACCAGCACTTCTTGCAGAGCTTACAAGAAACGTAAGAATCACAGAAGATATCATAAGATTTTTAAGCGTTAAATATGAAAATAAACGCGAAATCGCAGCTTGGGAAAGACTTTGCAAAGGCATCAAGCAAACTATCAAAAAAGAGACTCGTGAGCCAAGAGCGCCACGTGAGCCAAGAGTTGAAAAAGTAGACGAGCAAACTTTTACAGAAGAATAA
- a CDS encoding single-stranded DNA-binding protein, translating to MFNKVVLVGNLTRDIELRYTTSGSAIGNSGIAVTRKFNTNGEKREETCFIDISFFGKSAEIANQYLSKGSKLLVEGRLKFDQWTDNNGQNRSKHSIVVENMEMLGGNSGANGQSQGGFNQNSSYSQQRNNGSNNSYGNGGYQNSASQRQQMQPQNKKVQEEYYEEKIPDINIDADNFDGDNEIPF from the coding sequence ATGTTCAATAAAGTAGTCTTGGTTGGAAATTTAACTAGAGATATAGAGCTTAGATATACTACTAGTGGATCTGCTATAGGAAATTCTGGTATCGCTGTTACTAGAAAATTTAATACTAACGGCGAAAAACGTGAAGAGACATGCTTTATTGACATATCGTTCTTTGGCAAATCAGCTGAGATAGCAAATCAATATTTAAGCAAAGGCTCCAAACTTTTGGTTGAAGGAAGATTAAAATTTGATCAATGGACCGACAACAATGGACAAAACCGTTCAAAGCACTCAATCGTAGTTGAAAATATGGAGATGCTTGGCGGAAATAGCGGAGCTAATGGACAAAGTCAAGGTGGATTTAATCAAAATAGTTCGTACTCACAACAACGAAATAATGGTTCAAATAATAGCTATGGTAATGGTGGATATCAAAATTCAGCATCACAAAGACAGCAAATGCAACCACAAAATAAAAAAGTACAAGAAGAGTACTATGAGGAAAAAATCCCTGATATAAACATTGACGCCGATAATTTTGATGGCGACAACGAAATACCGTTTTAA
- the rpsR gene encoding 30S ribosomal protein S18, with amino-acid sequence MAEKRKYSRKYCKFTEAKIDFIDYKDTSLLKYCLSERFKIMPRRLTGTSKRHQEMVEKAIKRARHAAIIPYIVDRKDVVSNPFDGL; translated from the coding sequence ATGGCAGAAAAAAGAAAATATTCACGTAAATATTGCAAATTTACAGAAGCAAAAATTGATTTTATAGATTATAAAGATACTTCTCTTTTAAAGTATTGTTTATCAGAAAGATTTAAAATTATGCCAAGACGTTTAACTGGCACATCAAAAAGACATCAAGAGATGGTAGAAAAAGCGATCAAAAGAGCTCGTCATGCAGCTATTATACCTTACATAGTAGATCGTAAAGATGTAGTTTCAAATCCTTTTGATGGACTATAA
- a CDS encoding bifunctional 3,4-dihydroxy-2-butanone 4-phosphate synthase/GTP cyclohydrolase II, with translation MAFENVLKAIEDIKNGKMVIMVDDEDRENEGDLVFSAASSDMQKVNFAITHAKGVLCLAMDEANAKRLDLPLMVSKNTSSHETAFTVTIDAKEATTGVSAYERDMTIRLAASTDSVPENFVRPGHIFPLIAKKGGVLVRTGHTEGSVDLCKLAGVSPMAAICEIVKEDGTMARRDYLEEFCKKFDLNMISVSELVEYRLSHESLIEVSPAKSVKICGFEAKRYDIKDHENKNHATYVFGEIKAQTNVKFQKISKDHELLSGDKFDNLLKALDFLSKNGGVLLFLDSNKSDVSSQKDYGIGAQILKYFGISEIELLSSNKNKEFVSLAGFGLDIKGYKEI, from the coding sequence ATGGCATTTGAAAATGTATTAAAAGCGATTGAAGATATAAAAAATGGCAAAATGGTAATTATGGTCGATGACGAAGACCGTGAGAATGAAGGAGACTTGGTCTTTTCAGCGGCAAGCAGCGATATGCAAAAGGTAAATTTTGCGATCACTCATGCAAAAGGTGTGCTTTGCCTTGCAATGGATGAAGCAAACGCAAAAAGACTTGATTTGCCGCTAATGGTTTCTAAAAATACATCCAGTCACGAAACCGCTTTTACTGTCACGATTGATGCAAAGGAAGCAACGACAGGCGTAAGTGCTTATGAGCGTGATATGACGATTAGACTTGCTGCTAGTACTGATTCAGTGCCTGAAAATTTTGTAAGGCCTGGGCATATATTTCCGCTTATTGCAAAAAAAGGCGGCGTACTCGTTCGAACAGGTCACACTGAAGGATCAGTTGATCTTTGCAAACTTGCTGGCGTTAGTCCAATGGCAGCGATTTGTGAGATCGTAAAAGAAGATGGCACAATGGCAAGACGTGATTATTTGGAGGAATTCTGTAAAAAATTTGACCTAAATATGATAAGCGTTTCTGAATTAGTAGAATACAGACTTAGTCACGAAAGCTTAATAGAAGTTTCGCCTGCAAAGAGTGTAAAAATCTGTGGTTTTGAAGCAAAAAGATATGACATAAAAGATCACGAAAATAAAAATCATGCTACCTATGTTTTTGGAGAGATAAAAGCACAAACTAATGTAAAATTTCAAAAAATAAGCAAAGACCATGAGCTTTTAAGTGGAGACAAATTTGATAATTTATTAAAGGCATTGGATTTTTTAAGTAAAAATGGCGGAGTATTGCTATTTTTAGACAGCAATAAAAGCGATGTAAGCTCACAAAAAGATTATGGCATTGGGGCACAAATTTTAAAGTATTTTGGCATAAGCGAAATTGAGCTTTTAAGCTCAAATAAAAATAAAGAATTTGTAAGCCTTGCAGGTTTTGGTCTTGATATAAAAGGCTATAAAGAAATTTAA
- the panB gene encoding 3-methyl-2-oxobutanoate hydroxymethyltransferase: MKNEKTQKKKLSINDIKNKKGIDPIVMITAYDALFAKLFNDYADIILVGDSLNMSFNMQESTISADMNTMLYHTKAVCNGAKNTFIMADMPFGSYTNEKQAIKNAMKFFKQTNADAVKLEVGMHQVNLVKRLCEEGINVMAHIGLKPQFYKFEGGYKIKGRSEIEAKKLIDEALAFEQAGAFGILLEGTMSSVASEITKQVHVPVIGIGSGVNVDGQVLVWSDMLGFFEDFKPKFVKRYLDGADIVRKSVQSYTNDVKGKIFPSEEFCY, from the coding sequence ATGAAAAATGAAAAAACTCAGAAGAAAAAATTAAGCATAAATGATATAAAAAACAAAAAAGGCATTGACCCTATTGTAATGATAACAGCCTATGATGCGTTATTTGCTAAGCTTTTTAATGATTATGCTGATATTATTTTGGTTGGCGATAGCTTAAATATGAGTTTTAATATGCAAGAAAGCACGATAAGTGCAGACATGAATACTATGCTTTATCATACAAAGGCCGTTTGTAACGGAGCTAAAAATACTTTTATCATGGCTGATATGCCATTTGGCAGCTACACAAATGAAAAGCAAGCTATAAAAAATGCGATGAAATTTTTCAAACAGACAAATGCCGATGCAGTAAAGCTCGAAGTTGGCATGCACCAAGTAAATTTAGTAAAACGCCTTTGCGAAGAGGGCATAAATGTTATGGCTCATATCGGCTTAAAGCCTCAGTTTTATAAATTTGAAGGTGGCTATAAGATAAAGGGCAGAAGCGAGATCGAGGCAAAAAAACTAATTGACGAGGCTTTGGCGTTTGAGCAAGCTGGAGCATTTGGCATCTTGCTTGAAGGCACGATGAGTAGCGTGGCTAGCGAGATAACAAAGCAAGTTCATGTACCAGTTATTGGCATTGGGTCTGGGGTAAATGTCGATGGACAAGTGCTTGTATGGTCTGACATGCTTGGGTTTTTTGAAGACTTTAAACCAAAATTTGTAAAACGCTATCTTGATGGAGCGGATATTGTAAGAAAGAGTGTACAATCCTACACAAATGATGTAAAAGGCAAAATTTTTCCAAGTGAAGAATTTTGCTATTAG
- a CDS encoding phosphorelay protein, producing the protein MGILKRLEIDYSYDIVEEFLSHYALMCDLLEPLIINLGRADKYKDSILELTRIFHNIKSAAGFMHLDPILKLTTLAEEIAQEARSLKGPANDKFIDWLLLISDQFNKYKDDVENDFEYFSVLEPKIIDVPAKLN; encoded by the coding sequence ATGGGTATATTAAAAAGGCTTGAAATAGATTACTCTTATGACATAGTTGAAGAATTTTTATCTCACTATGCTTTAATGTGCGATTTACTCGAGCCTTTGATAATAAATTTAGGAAGAGCTGATAAATATAAAGATAGTATCTTAGAGCTTACTAGGATTTTTCATAATATTAAATCAGCAGCAGGATTCATGCATCTTGATCCGATATTAAAGCTTACAACTTTAGCTGAAGAGATAGCTCAAGAAGCAAGAAGTCTAAAAGGGCCAGCAAATGATAAATTTATAGATTGGTTACTACTTATTAGCGATCAGTTTAATAAATATAAAGATGATGTAGAGAACGATTTTGAATATTTTAGCGTTCTTGAGCCAAAAATCATTGATGTGCCTGCAAAACTTAACTAA
- a CDS encoding cache domain-containing protein, whose protein sequence is MTEKMQNNMRVFFDYQVKQLNKSIDDEKFSSMAISILLAQNESIQMCLLGQSRDECIKNIENLTKTLGAASMYNNIKLHIYDKDLKSYVRSWDLNRYGDMIASSRFLVQESRHQNKPMVGIEAWYAGTHIRAVSNVIRDGKIIGNIEVLLNFDSLGNYFKKQGIDLFVLLAKDKMPSRKSIPSDQILNDYYIENLSSANLNIVGFLRDINFKEYEFYVYKTHYFCVVPLIDASNTQIGYYVLHVNTNEKERNISQNYFESEELF, encoded by the coding sequence ATGACTGAAAAGATGCAAAATAATATGCGAGTCTTTTTTGATTACCAGGTAAAACAGCTTAATAAAAGTATAGATGATGAGAAATTTTCATCAATGGCGATCTCGATCTTGCTTGCTCAAAATGAGTCTATACAAATGTGCTTGCTAGGGCAAAGCCGCGATGAGTGCATAAAAAATATCGAAAATTTAACCAAAACCCTTGGCGCAGCATCGATGTATAACAACATTAAGCTTCACATTTATGATAAAGATCTAAAAAGCTATGTAAGGAGTTGGGATCTAAACAGATATGGCGATATGATCGCTAGTAGTAGGTTTTTAGTGCAAGAGTCAAGGCATCAAAACAAGCCCATGGTCGGCATCGAGGCGTGGTATGCTGGAACGCATATAAGGGCTGTCTCAAACGTAATACGTGATGGTAAAATTATTGGCAACATCGAGGTTTTATTAAATTTTGATTCACTTGGAAATTATTTTAAAAAGCAAGGAATTGATCTATTTGTTCTTTTGGCAAAAGACAAGATGCCATCACGTAAAAGCATTCCAAGTGATCAAATTTTAAATGATTATTACATCGAAAATTTAAGCAGTGCAAATTTAAACATAGTAGGTTTTTTGCGTGATATTAATTTTAAAGAATATGAATTTTACGTTTATAAAACGCACTACTTTTGCGTGGTACCACTAATAGATGCTAGCAACACACAGATAGGTTACTACGTGCTTCATGTAAATACCAATGAAAAAGAGCGAAATATTTCACAAAATTATTTCGAGTCAGAAGAGCTTTTTTAA